The following proteins are encoded in a genomic region of Halopelagius longus:
- a CDS encoding UxaA family hydrolase: MKGRVLDDALLLLSDADNVGTAVDDLSAGTEIERGGRTVTLSEDVPFGHKVAVESFAVGDEVRKYGEVIGAATRAIGPGEWVHTHNCESTRGRGDRADAGGEAA, encoded by the coding sequence ATGAAGGGTCGCGTCCTCGACGACGCCCTCCTCCTCCTGAGCGACGCCGACAACGTCGGAACGGCGGTGGACGACCTCTCCGCGGGAACCGAAATCGAGCGCGGCGGGCGGACCGTCACCCTCTCCGAGGACGTTCCCTTCGGTCACAAGGTCGCCGTGGAGTCGTTCGCCGTCGGCGACGAGGTTCGGAAGTACGGCGAGGTCATCGGCGCGGCGACGCGGGCCATCGGCCCGGGCGAGTGGGTCCACACCCACAACTGCGAGAGCACCCGCGGCCGCGGCGACCGGGCGGACGCCGGAGGTGAGGCGGCGTGA